The following proteins are co-located in the Vigna unguiculata cultivar IT97K-499-35 chromosome 9, ASM411807v1, whole genome shotgun sequence genome:
- the LOC114164091 gene encoding uncharacterized protein LOC114164091 gives MSRGRSDSGGWLRGCLVVFAVVSALGVCGPALYWRFKNAISLRNSHNKFSCPPCLCNCPPPLSLFQLAPGLANLSVSDCGSNDPDLKEEMEKQFVDLLSEELKLQESVTEANTRHMNITLAEARRVASQYQREADKCIAATETCEQARERAEAILIKERKITAVWERRARQMGWEAE, from the exons ATGTCACGGGGGAGATCTGATTCCGGTGGGTGGTTGAGGGGGTGTTTGGTTGTGTTCGCGGTGGTTTCCGCCTTGGGAGTGTGTGGCCCCGCGCTCTACTGGCGATTCAAGAACGCCATCTCTCTCCGCAATTCCCACAACAAATTCTCTTGCCCTCCTTGCCTCTGCAACTGCCCTCCCCCACTCTCGCTGTTCCAACTCGCTCCTG GATTGGCCAATCTCTCTGTCTCAG ATTGTGGAAGTAATGACCCGGATCTAAAGGAGGAGATGGAGAAGCAGTTTGTGGATCTTCTAAGCGAAGAGTTGAAATTGCAAGAGTCTGTTACTGAGGCAAACACACGACACATGAACATAACTTTGGCTGAAGCAAGAAGAGTGGCATCTCAGTATCAGAGAGAGGCTGATAAATGTATTGCTGCAACTGAAACATGTGAGCAGGCAAGAGAACGAGCTGAGGCCATACTCATCAAGGAGAGAAAGATAACTGCTGTGTGGGAGAGACGTGCTCGTCAAATGGGTTGGGAAGCAGAATAA